The DNA segment AATCGGTTCTGATAATTACCTTCATTCCCACCATCCTTCAATATGCTAATTTTTCTCGATCGCCTTCATATATTGCGAATCCCGTTCAAGCGATTTTTTCAGCCCTCTCCCGGGGTCGACCCCGGAATTAATTTTTTTGAGTTCCGGCTCACTTCTTAAAAGATCCAGAATGTCACGGGTGGTGAAATTATGATTGGACGGGTACAGCCGTTCGTAAATTTTTCGGACCAATTCGTAATCGGCCGGCTCATCGACCGTCCAGCGCAAAGCGGAGTGGTTCTGTTCCGCCGTGAACTGACCAATCCGGAAATCATGGGGATGAGTGTAAATGTATCGGGTTACATGCTCTTTTTCCGACGGCAGGACCGCTTCCCGCCAGGCGTCGTTCAAGGTTTCGGTACTGAATACTTCGACATCCAGACCGACCGGAAAAGTCCGCTCGACCGTATTGCTCACATAATCGAATTTACCGGTTTCAAAAAGGGCGATCGCCCGGTCGATAATTTCCGGGTCGGCCAGGGGACAATCACCGGTCAGACGGACAATGGTATGGGCATCATAGTTTTTGGCGGCGTGATAAAATCGGTCCAGGACGTTTTCCAGATCCCCGCGAAAGCAATCGACCCGCCTCTCGAAACAAAAGGCCGCCACCGCATCATCCTCGCGCCCGACACTGGTGGCGACAATAAGATGATCGAATTTTTCGGCCCGGTTTATTCTCTCCAGTTGGCGCTCCAGCATCGGTTCGCCCAGAATCGGCAGAAGCACCTTGCCGGGAAGCCGCGTGGAACTCATCCGCGCCTGCAGTATGGTTAAAATCACCCTAATTTTCTCCTTCCAGCACCGCCTTCAATTCGCTTATCACTCTCCGGCAATCTTCGTCGGTCAAATCGGGATACATCGGGAGCGACAGGGCGCACGAATAATAATTTTCGGCGTTCGGGAAATCCCCTTCGCCGGTATCATAAAGGGCGCGGTAATACGGCTGCAGATGAATCGGTATATAATGAACCTGTGTTCCGATTCCGGCGTTGCGAAGATCATTCATCACCTCGGCCCGGCTCCGGCCGAAATGCCCAAAATCGATCTGCACCACATATAAATGATAGGCATGGTGGATATTTTCGCGGTTCTTCAAGGACGATACTGTTTCTTCGGGAAAATTCTCCTTCAGAAGTCTATGGTAGGTCGCGGCAATACGATTGCGTTCTGCAAGCGACCAGTCGAGCCGTTTCAATTGACTTTCGCCCAGAGCCGCTTGGATATCGGTCAGACGGTAATTGAATCCGAGTTCCTGCATCTCATAGTACCAGGGATTCACCGCACCGCCTGTTCCTTTGGCCATACCGGTCTCGACAAATTCCTCTTTTTGCATTCCATGATTGCGGAACCGCCGCAGTCTTTTGGCCAATCCGGGATTGGCAGTGGTAATCGCTCCTCCCTCGCCCATCGCCAGATGTTTGACCGGATGA comes from the Candidatus Zixiibacteriota bacterium genome and includes:
- a CDS encoding conserved hypothetical protein (Evidence 4 : Unknown function but conserved in other organisms); the encoded protein is MILTILQARMSSTRLPGKVLLPILGEPMLERQLERINRAEKFDHLIVATSVGREDDAVAAFCFERRVDCFRGDLENVLDRFYHAAKNYDAHTIVRLTGDCPLADPEIIDRAIALFETGKFDYVSNTVERTFPVGLDVEVFSTETLNDAWREAVLPSEKEHVTRYIYTHPHDFRIGQFTAEQNHSALRWTVDEPADYELVRKIYERLYPSNHNFTTRDILDLLRSEPELKKINSGVDPGRGLKKSLERDSQYMKAIEKN
- a CDS encoding DegT/DnrJ/EryC1/StrS aminotransferase — its product is MQSIKSAYKKSSDLKFLPYGRQHIDDSDIEAVTAVLRSDYLTQGPAIEKFEKSLTAYVGAPESIACANGTAALHLAMLALRIGQGDIVVTSPNTFLADANCARYVDADIIFSDIDPETGLMDPESLEEVLAKDKDGNIKAVIPVHFAGQPCDLPKIYQMARQHGAWVIDDACHALGGSYRFEDKEYRLGGTPHSDMTVFSFHPVKHLAMGEGGAITTANPGLAKRLRRFRNHGMQKEEFVETGMAKGTGGAVNPWYYEMQELGFNYRLTDIQAALGESQLKRLDWSLAERNRIAATYHRLLKENFPEETVSSLKNRENIHHAYHLYVVQIDFGHFGRSRAEVMNDLRNAGIGTQVHYIPIHLQPYYRALYDTGEGDFPNAENYYSCALSLPMYPDLTDEDCRRVISELKAVLEGEN